A window of the Lactuca sativa cultivar Salinas chromosome 5, Lsat_Salinas_v11, whole genome shotgun sequence genome harbors these coding sequences:
- the LOC111886619 gene encoding uncharacterized protein LOC111886619 produces MGNVTSNVAAKFAFFPPYPPTYDVFKDEDDSTNGETKLVFTGITADRNVDVHLLDTKGGNKIVATFWKHPFGRFTLLYSHGNAADLGQMKELFLELRAHLRVNIMSYDYSGYGASTGKPSEFNTYYDIEAVYNCLKNNYGIKQEDMILYGQSVGSGPTLHLASRLQKLRGVVLHSAILSGIRVLYPVKMTFWFDIFKNIDKVQKVNCPVLVIHGTKDDIVDFSHGKRLWELAKDKYDPLWVQGGGHSNLESFPEYIKHMRKFINTMEKLSSKQNKQRVSSVPNIKQVKHNRCLRFGRR; encoded by the exons ATGGGAAATGTAACATCAAACGTAGCTGCAAAATTTGCATTTTTCCCACCTTACCCACCAACGTATGATGTTTTCAAAGACGAAGATGATTCAACAAATGGGGAAACAAAGCTTGTTTTTACAGGAATTACAGCAGATAGAAACGTTGATGTTCATTTGCTTGATACAAAGGGCGGGAACAAAATTGTTGCTACCTTCTGGAAACATCCTTTTGGGAGGTTCACCCTTTTGTACTCTCATGGCAACGCTGCTGATTTGGGTCAAATGAAAGAGCTCTTTCTTGAGCTTAGAGCTCACCTCAGAGTCAATATTATGAG TTATGATTATTCAGGATATGGAGCCTCCACTGGCAAG ccATCTGAATTCAATACATACTATGACATAGAGGCTGTTTACAATTGTTTAAAAAACAATTATGGAATCAAGCAAGAAGACATGATCTTATATGGACAATCGGTTGGTAGTGGGCCCACGTTACACCTGGCTTCTCGCCTACAAAAATTGAGAGGTGTTGTTCTACATAGTGCTATTCTTTCAGGAATACGCGTTCTCTATCCTGTCAAAATGACATTCTGGTTCGATATTTTTAAG AATATCGACAAAGTACAGAAAGTCAACTGCCCGGTTTTGGTCATACAT GGTACAAAGGATGATATTGTTGATTTTTCACATGGGAAAAGATTATGGGAACTTGCAAAAGACAAATATGATCCATTGTGGGTCCAAGGTGGAGGCCATTCTAACCTTGAAAGTTTCCCTGAATACATAAAACACATGCGCAAGTTTATAAACACAATGGAGAAACTCTCCTCAAAGCAGAATAAACAACGCGTTTCTTCAGTCCCAAATATCAAACAAGTCAAACACAACAGATGCTTGAGAtttggaagaagatga